The DNA region TatatggttcaaaaataccctcattaatgaagggtaaTTTCATTTAGATATAGGgttatcaaataacaaatttcatttgaattcaaaaagaaaactcctAAAAAAGAATTTACAGGGCTTATCTCtaagatttattctttttatttgtttgaaaaataaaaaatatatatttctaaattataatagatgtaaattattaatttttacaaaaaaaaattagaagagcCTCTTGTGTGTGCTTAGAAGCTAGTAACAGAGTAAGGGCTAGATATTTGGCTATCCAATGAATCGGGGacaatgtataattttttttcgtAGGTAATCAAGGAGTTCCCTTTTTTGTGGACTCCAAACTCAATTTATGCTTatctgaaaaaaagaaaaaaaagaagaaaaaaaaaagaacatctAGAATTTACACACTTAGGAAACTAAGATCATCTAGGATTCTTATAGTAATTAACATTAAAATCATctagaatttattttcattaggATTCTTGCAGGTGGCAACAAAAcgtagaaataaaaaaatgtaggtttctttaaaaaaaaagaagaagataacatCAACTCAAATAacaacattttataaatatatatatatatatatatatatatatatatatatatatatatatatatatatagataataagtGGATAAGAACGATTTAAATCAATGAGACTTTAAACTTTCGGAGAGTTTTATTATTCGaagtaaaattttaagtttctaGAAATCTATCCTTGAATATAGGACTTTAGGGTTTTCAAATAATAGCGAGCGATCGTCGATAAAAAGAGAgcgtgaagagagagagagctcagtGCGTGAAGAGGGAGCTCAATGAAGAGAATGAGGGGTACCAATTTAGCGGGTGAATTGTTGGAAAACATTCTTATAAGGCTTCCAGTGAAATCTATCATACGTTTCAAGTGTGTAAAAAAGTCATGGTCCTGTTTTttccaaaaccctaattttattGCCAAACACCATCGCTACCGTTGTTCCATAACAAATCCAAGTTTTCTCATTACGAGTCGAGACGACTCCAGCGATGATATTGATATCATCTCCTTACTGCACCCTCCTCATAATGATGTTGATGATACGCAAGTACACATCGTGGACATGAACATTCGATTTGATACGAATCTCATCAGCATGAGATTCCTTCGATCCAATATTTGTACTTGCATTAACGGCATTATTTGCGTTGGTGGTTCCTTCAGTGGCGGCTTTGATGGCTTTTTCTTATGGAATCCAGCTATTCGTCAATATAAGGTCGTTGCTTATCCTACACTTCATTATCCTCCTGGCCTTGATGACTACAGCACTGATAGCAACTTTGCATTTGGTTATGATCACAATTCTAATGATTACAAGGTAGTTAGAATTGTCAATTATGGGAGAGACTACCACATTTTTGTTCATGTTTACACATTGAGCACTGATTCATGGAGGCAAAAAATCAACACAGATATTGATCtttcaaaaattacttttttaagtagttttgatgaaaaataCTTGAATGGAGTCTATTATTGGCGCTGTATCCTCGAGGACACAGACAAACACGGTCGGGTTTTAAATTCTGTAGtaattttatcttttcataTGACCAGTGAGGTATTTCGAATGCTAAGTTTGCCAGAGTTTCGCAGTGTTCCGCGTCAGATTAAGACTTTTGCTGTCTTCAATGAGTgccttgcttttattttttataataagagGACCACGATGGAGGCCAACCTTGAAATATGGGTGATGCGTGAATCTGGGGTTCAGGAATCTTGGACCAAACAACTTGTGGTAGGACCCCTATTTGGAGTTAGGTATCCACTTGGATTTGCCAAGAATGGAGagcttcttcttctgcttcGTGACGATGACCAGACAATAGCTTTGTATAACATTGATtctcaagaaataaaaaatctccAATTTAGAGATTTTCCAAACTCGTTCAAAACATCAGAAGCTATAGGTTATGTGGAGAGTCTAGTTTCATTCGAGGGTGATAATGTGGTTCAATATTAGTATGCCTCAACTCCTAGCTAATTATTAGTATagcataggttttttttttttgcttttaattcgTCCTTCAAAATGGAATTTGTAATTTCGAGAAGATTATATTTATGGATGGTGtgtttattaatttcaattCCCTATTCTTGTTCAATCTCTGCATTTTGTTAAttgttcaataaatttttaatttcttatggGTTTTGTCTTATAGCATTTCAATCAGTCGTGAAAGTTCATAGATATGTTGTTTGAACCTTAGGGGCTGTTTAGATGTTTTTTTTGgtcactcaattttcgtcacCCAATTTCTgtcactcatcactcctcacttatcactcatcactcatc from Castanea sativa cultivar Marrone di Chiusa Pesio chromosome 6, ASM4071231v1 includes:
- the LOC142639491 gene encoding F-box/kelch-repeat protein At3g23880-like — encoded protein: MRGTNLAGELLENILIRLPVKSIIRFKCVKKSWSCFFQNPNFIAKHHRYRCSITNPSFLITSRDDSSDDIDIISLLHPPHNDVDDTQVHIVDMNIRFDTNLISMRFLRSNICTCINGIICVGGSFSGGFDGFFLWNPAIRQYKVVAYPTLHYPPGLDDYSTDSNFAFGYDHNSNDYKVVRIVNYGRDYHIFVHVYTLSTDSWRQKINTDIDLSKITFLSSFDEKYLNGVYYWRCILEDTDKHGRVLNSVVILSFHMTSEVFRMLSLPEFRSVPRQIKTFAVFNECLAFIFYNKRTTMEANLEIWVMRESGVQESWTKQLVVGPLFGVRYPLGFAKNGELLLLLRDDDQTIALYNIDSQEIKNLQFRDFPNSFKTSEAIGYVESLVSFEGDNVVQY